In the Rhizobium sp. CB3090 genome, one interval contains:
- a CDS encoding MFS transporter: MSGEPAPTTAETNAASPAAPPPVPRWKVPLYIGASVMFFLTQGLGLNLAFANLTQIQGTIAATTTEAAWLSAAYMAPNVSLAIALVKIRMQYGVRNFAEVSILGFVVASLLNLFVSDLHSAIVVRFLSGIAGAPLSTLGFLYMLEAFEPAKKLTIGVSLAMMNTLLAAPITRLVSPSLLDYGEWRGLYTLEMALALLVMPIIYLLPLTPPPRVKVIVFGDIISYLLVAIGFGCLAIVLSVGRLYWWLEVPWLGVLLAISIAALTLAAVIELRRPTPLIDVRWLLSPEILHLTGILLVFRMIAAEQTSVIMTFYQNAVGLLYDQLAMLYWIILAFSIIGGLVCTVLMSYGLSWQIQFIALVMLGAGSFMDAQVTTLTRPEQMYLSQALVAAGAALFLPPSMSAGFKAAFSRGAPYLVTFFVVFTFTQSIGGLIGSAFYGTLITIREKFHSAMLTEHVLLTHPDVAQRVSQLSASYGKVIGDSALLKGEGLALLGGQVSREANTLAYGDAFLVAGVIAVVSLAGLSLHVFYRFIKARLFDDRPQTMVSNP; this comes from the coding sequence ATGAGCGGCGAGCCGGCCCCGACGACTGCGGAAACCAATGCCGCCTCGCCTGCTGCCCCGCCGCCCGTGCCGCGCTGGAAGGTACCGCTTTATATCGGCGCTTCCGTCATGTTTTTCCTGACACAGGGCCTCGGTCTCAATCTCGCCTTCGCCAATCTCACGCAGATCCAAGGGACCATCGCCGCCACCACCACCGAAGCAGCGTGGTTGTCGGCGGCCTATATGGCGCCGAATGTCAGTCTCGCCATTGCTCTGGTGAAAATCCGCATGCAATACGGCGTGCGTAATTTTGCCGAGGTCAGCATCCTCGGCTTCGTCGTCGCCTCGCTGCTCAATCTCTTCGTCTCCGACCTGCATTCGGCCATCGTCGTCCGCTTTTTGAGCGGCATTGCCGGGGCACCGCTGTCGACGCTTGGTTTTCTCTACATGCTGGAAGCCTTCGAACCGGCCAAGAAGCTGACGATCGGCGTCAGCCTGGCGATGATGAACACGCTTCTGGCTGCGCCCATCACCCGTCTCGTCTCACCGTCGCTTCTCGATTACGGCGAATGGCGCGGGCTCTATACTTTGGAAATGGCGCTGGCGCTGCTGGTGATGCCGATCATCTACCTGCTGCCGCTGACACCGCCGCCGCGGGTAAAGGTGATCGTCTTCGGGGACATCATCAGCTATCTGCTGGTCGCCATAGGTTTCGGCTGTCTTGCGATCGTCCTTTCCGTCGGACGACTTTATTGGTGGCTGGAAGTGCCGTGGCTCGGCGTGTTGCTGGCCATCAGCATCGCCGCTTTGACGCTTGCAGCCGTCATCGAACTGCGCCGGCCGACGCCGCTCATCGATGTCCGCTGGCTGCTGAGCCCCGAGATATTGCACCTGACCGGCATTCTCCTGGTCTTCCGCATGATCGCCGCCGAGCAGACCTCGGTTATAATGACCTTTTATCAGAATGCCGTCGGCCTGCTCTACGATCAGCTCGCGATGCTCTACTGGATCATCCTTGCTTTCTCTATCATCGGCGGTCTCGTCTGCACGGTGCTCATGAGCTACGGCCTGAGCTGGCAGATCCAGTTCATAGCGCTTGTCATGTTGGGGGCGGGCTCCTTCATGGATGCCCAGGTGACGACGCTGACCCGGCCAGAACAGATGTATCTCAGCCAGGCGCTGGTGGCCGCCGGCGCCGCCCTTTTTCTGCCGCCATCCATGTCTGCGGGCTTCAAGGCAGCCTTTTCGAGAGGCGCACCATATTTGGTGACCTTCTTCGTGGTCTTCACCTTCACGCAAAGCATCGGCGGCCTGATCGGCTCTGCCTTCTACGGCACGCTGATCACCATCCGCGAAAAATTCCATTCCGCCATGCTGACCGAACATGTGTTGCTGACTCACCCCGATGTCGCCCAGCGTGTCAGCCAGCTTTCTGCGTCTTACGGCAAGGTCATCGGCGACAGCGCTCTCCTGAAGGGCGAGGGATTGGCGCTACTTGGCGGGCAGGTCAGTCGCGAGGCCAATACGCTCGCTTACGGCGATGCCTTCTTGGTAGCCGGTGTTATCGCGGTCGTGTCGCTTGCCGGGCTTTCGCTGCATGTATTCTACCGTTTCATCAAAGCGCGGCTTTTCGACGATCGGCCGCAGACCATGGTTTCCAACCCGTGA
- the fabD gene encoding ACP S-malonyltransferase, with protein MTVAFTFPGQGSQTVGMGKDLADNFAEARAVFEEVDEALGEKLSDIIFNGPDDRLTLTANAQPALMAVSIAVMRVLQARGLDLKSKVAYVAGHSLGEYSALCAAGTFSLADTARLLRIRGNAMQAAVPVGVGAMAAIIGLDHADVVAVCTEASAIGACQIANDNGGGQIVISGEKAPVEKAAELATAKGAKRAILLPVSAPFHSSLMAPAAEAMRAALAEVVKSDPVVPVVANVRAAPVKDAGEIADLLVAQVTGQVRWRETVEWFAANNVTTLHEIGAGKVLTGLARRIDKSVNGIAVNTTTDIDTALAGLLG; from the coding sequence ATGACTGTTGCTTTCACATTTCCCGGCCAGGGTAGCCAGACCGTCGGCATGGGCAAAGATCTCGCCGACAATTTCGCCGAAGCGCGTGCCGTCTTCGAGGAAGTCGACGAAGCGCTCGGTGAAAAGCTTTCCGACATCATCTTCAACGGCCCGGACGACAGGCTGACGCTGACGGCGAATGCGCAACCGGCGCTGATGGCCGTGTCGATCGCCGTCATGCGCGTTCTCCAAGCGCGCGGCCTCGATCTGAAGAGCAAGGTTGCCTATGTCGCCGGTCATTCGCTCGGTGAATATTCGGCGCTTTGTGCCGCCGGCACCTTCTCGCTCGCCGATACGGCGCGGCTGCTGCGCATTCGCGGCAATGCCATGCAGGCGGCGGTTCCGGTGGGCGTCGGTGCCATGGCGGCGATCATCGGTCTGGACCATGCCGACGTCGTTGCGGTTTGCACTGAGGCTTCGGCGATCGGCGCATGTCAGATCGCCAACGACAATGGCGGCGGTCAGATCGTTATTTCCGGTGAGAAGGCCCCGGTCGAAAAGGCTGCCGAGCTTGCGACCGCCAAGGGTGCCAAGCGCGCAATTCTGCTGCCTGTATCCGCCCCCTTCCATTCGTCGCTGATGGCGCCCGCCGCCGAGGCGATGCGCGCGGCTCTGGCAGAGGTCGTAAAATCCGATCCTGTCGTGCCTGTCGTCGCCAACGTTCGCGCGGCACCGGTGAAGGACGCCGGTGAGATCGCGGATCTGCTGGTTGCGCAGGTTACGGGCCAGGTCCGTTGGCGCGAGACGGTGGAATGGTTTGCCGCCAACAATGTGACAACATTGCATGAAATCGGCGCTGGCAAGGTTCTGACAGGCCTTGCCCGACGCATCGACAAATCGGTGAACGGCATCGCCGTCAATACGACGACCGATATCGACACCGCTCTCGCCGGCCTGCTTGGCTGA
- the rplI gene encoding 50S ribosomal protein L9, producing the protein MEVILLERISKLGQMGEVVKVRDGFARNYLLPLGKALRANAANKARFEAERATLEARNLERRSEAQKVADVLGGKSFIVVRSAGETGQLYGSVAARDVVEILAAEGFNIGRNQVHLNTPIKAIGLHKVVIALHAEVEITVELNVARSAEEAERQAKGETLTSADAIYGVDEDALRPEDFFDPEADGNAEDEA; encoded by the coding sequence ATGGAAGTCATTCTCCTCGAACGCATCTCCAAGCTCGGCCAGATGGGCGAAGTGGTCAAGGTTCGCGACGGCTTTGCCCGTAACTACCTGCTGCCGCTCGGCAAGGCCCTGCGCGCCAATGCCGCCAACAAGGCCCGCTTCGAAGCTGAGCGCGCAACGCTCGAAGCCCGTAACCTCGAGCGCCGCAGCGAAGCTCAGAAGGTTGCCGACGTTCTCGGCGGCAAGTCCTTCATCGTCGTTCGCTCGGCTGGCGAAACCGGCCAGCTCTACGGTTCTGTCGCCGCTCGCGATGTCGTTGAAATCCTTGCTGCAGAAGGCTTCAACATCGGCCGCAACCAGGTTCACCTGAACACGCCGATCAAGGCTATCGGCCTGCACAAGGTTGTGATCGCGCTCCACGCGGAAGTCGAAATCACTGTCGAGCTCAACGTTGCCCGTTCCGCTGAAGAAGCAGAGCGTCAGGCCAAGGGCGAAACGCTCACCTCCGCTGATGCCATCTATGGCGTTGACGAAGATGCCCTGCGTCCGGAAGACTTCTTCGATCCGGAAGCTGATGGCAACGCCGAAGACGAAGCTTGA
- the rpsF gene encoding 30S ribosomal protein S6 yields MALYEHVFLARQDISAQQVDALVEQYKGVIEAHGGKVGRIENWGLKSLTYRIKKNRKAHYALMDIDAPAAAIQEMERQMRISEDVLRYMTIAVEKHEEGPSAMMQKRDRDDRPRRDGDRPERSFGDRGPRPDRGDREDRPRRPREDRV; encoded by the coding sequence ATGGCTCTTTACGAACATGTATTCCTTGCCCGACAGGATATTTCCGCGCAGCAGGTCGACGCCCTCGTAGAACAGTACAAGGGTGTTATCGAAGCTCACGGCGGTAAAGTCGGGCGTATCGAAAACTGGGGCCTCAAGTCCCTCACCTATCGCATCAAGAAGAACCGCAAGGCTCACTACGCCCTGATGGACATCGATGCACCGGCCGCTGCGATCCAGGAAATGGAACGCCAGATGCGCATCAGCGAAGACGTCCTGCGTTACATGACGATCGCTGTCGAGAAACACGAAGAAGGCCCGTCTGCCATGATGCAGAAGCGCGACCGCGACGACCGTCCGCGCCGCGATGGCGACCGTCCGGAGCGCAGCTTCGGCGATCGTGGTCCGCGCCCGGATCGTGGTGACCGCGAAGACCGTCCGCGCCGTCCGCGCGAAGACCGCGTATAA
- a CDS encoding replicative DNA helicase, producing MNEAARKIAAIAPAEPHYREAPNNIEAEQALLGAILVNNDAYYRVSDFLKPIHLYEPLHRKIFEVAGDIIRMGKTANPVTIKTFLPAEEKVGDMTVAQYLARLATEAVSIINAEDYGRAIYDLALRRALITIGEDMVNIAYDAPLDMPPQTQIEDTERRLFELAENGRYDGGFQAFNDAVALAIDMAAVAKERDGGLSGISTGIHSLDSKMGGLQRSDLIILAGRPGMGKTSLATNIAYNIAAAYEGEVQPDGSTKAKNGGVVGFYSLEMSSEQLATRIISEQTEVSSSKIRRGDINDADFEKLVACSMMMQKVPLYIDQTGGISIAQLSARARRLKRQRGLDVLVVDYVQLMTGSGKSNENRVQEITQITTGLKALGKELNVPIIALSQLSRAVESRDDKRPQLSDLRESGSIEQDADVVLFVFREEYYVKNSEPRDPADPKYAEWEALFDKVKGTADVIIAKQRHGPTGTVKLAFQSEFTRFADLADSSFLQYEEH from the coding sequence ATGAACGAAGCTGCGCGAAAGATCGCCGCCATTGCTCCCGCCGAACCGCACTACCGCGAAGCGCCCAACAATATCGAGGCCGAACAGGCTCTGCTTGGCGCCATCCTCGTCAACAATGACGCCTATTACCGTGTCTCCGACTTTCTAAAGCCCATCCATCTCTACGAGCCGCTGCACCGGAAAATCTTCGAAGTGGCAGGCGACATCATCCGCATGGGCAAGACGGCCAATCCGGTGACGATCAAGACTTTTCTGCCGGCCGAAGAGAAGGTCGGCGACATGACGGTGGCGCAATATCTCGCCCGTCTCGCAACCGAAGCCGTTTCGATCATCAATGCCGAGGACTACGGCCGCGCCATCTACGATCTGGCGCTGCGCCGCGCGCTGATCACTATCGGCGAGGATATGGTCAACATCGCCTATGATGCGCCGCTCGACATGCCGCCGCAGACGCAGATCGAAGATACCGAGCGCCGGCTGTTCGAACTTGCGGAAAACGGCCGCTACGACGGCGGCTTCCAGGCCTTCAACGATGCCGTGGCGCTGGCGATCGACATGGCGGCTGTCGCCAAGGAACGCGACGGCGGTCTATCCGGCATTTCCACCGGCATTCACTCGCTCGACAGCAAAATGGGCGGCCTGCAGCGTTCGGACTTGATCATCCTCGCCGGTCGTCCCGGCATGGGCAAGACGTCGCTTGCCACCAATATCGCCTATAATATCGCCGCCGCCTATGAAGGCGAGGTACAGCCGGATGGCTCCACGAAGGCAAAGAACGGCGGCGTCGTCGGCTTTTATTCGCTGGAAATGTCGTCCGAACAGCTCGCCACCCGTATCATTTCCGAGCAGACGGAAGTCTCCTCATCGAAGATCCGCCGCGGCGACATCAACGATGCAGATTTCGAAAAGCTCGTCGCCTGCTCGATGATGATGCAGAAGGTGCCGCTCTATATCGACCAGACCGGTGGTATCTCCATTGCTCAGCTTTCCGCGCGTGCGCGACGCCTGAAGCGCCAGCGCGGACTCGACGTTCTGGTGGTGGATTACGTTCAGCTCATGACCGGCTCCGGCAAATCGAACGAAAACCGCGTCCAGGAAATCACCCAAATCACCACCGGCCTGAAGGCGCTCGGCAAGGAGCTGAATGTTCCGATCATCGCGCTCTCCCAGCTCTCGCGTGCCGTCGAAAGCCGTGACGACAAGCGTCCGCAGCTCTCGGACCTGCGCGAATCCGGTTCGATCGAGCAGGACGCCGACGTGGTGCTTTTCGTGTTCCGCGAGGAATATTACGTCAAGAACTCCGAACCGCGCGATCCGGCCGATCCGAAATATGCGGAATGGGAAGCCCTGTTCGACAAGGTGAAAGGCACGGCCGACGTCATCATCGCCAAGCAGCGTCACGGACCGACCGGCACCGTGAAGCTCGCCTTCCAGTCGGAGTTCACGCGTTTTGCCGATCTCGCCGACTCGTCCTTCCTGCAATATGAGGAACATTGA
- a CDS encoding DUF2232 domain-containing protein: MKKLNAKELGIGALAGLTAALLVYGALRQPFLAIVFISASALPILIVGLGWGNIAVATAVVAAGIFGIVIGPLPFALTAIVLAAVPAWLSHLASLARPASELGGPDHLMAWYPLSDIMLHLCAVASIAIVAAGVLMGYGPDLIGKTIAFNLELLNDQQQQALDAASIEKLKTILLYAVPFAWGMCWVSAVFAAYYFATRIVVASGRSQRPREDIPSALRMNRNAIFVFLAAIVAIFFGGVLGLVAAAVLGAFGAGFIVSGFASLHYRTRGKDWRLPVLILCYLVCFFVTLPLFIVLVLGLYDTRKAISLTPNKNADTPKQDTKI; the protein is encoded by the coding sequence GTGAAAAAGTTGAACGCAAAAGAGCTTGGTATCGGCGCGCTCGCCGGTCTGACCGCCGCCCTACTCGTGTATGGCGCGCTACGTCAGCCATTTCTCGCTATCGTGTTCATCAGTGCTTCAGCTCTTCCTATTTTGATCGTGGGTCTCGGCTGGGGAAATATCGCTGTCGCAACCGCAGTTGTTGCTGCCGGTATTTTCGGCATCGTTATCGGTCCGCTGCCATTTGCACTGACCGCAATCGTTCTCGCCGCCGTCCCAGCTTGGCTCAGCCATCTTGCAAGTCTGGCGCGCCCAGCATCTGAGCTTGGTGGCCCGGATCATCTAATGGCGTGGTATCCGCTCTCGGACATCATGCTGCATCTCTGTGCAGTTGCCTCCATCGCAATCGTCGCCGCTGGCGTTCTCATGGGCTACGGTCCAGATCTTATTGGCAAGACGATCGCTTTCAATCTGGAACTTCTGAATGATCAGCAGCAACAGGCGTTAGATGCTGCATCGATCGAAAAGTTGAAGACTATCCTGCTTTACGCAGTCCCTTTCGCATGGGGCATGTGCTGGGTCTCTGCTGTATTTGCAGCCTATTATTTTGCAACGCGTATTGTTGTCGCCTCTGGCCGCAGCCAGCGTCCGCGCGAGGACATTCCCTCGGCGTTGCGCATGAACCGCAATGCAATCTTCGTCTTTCTCGCGGCGATTGTTGCGATCTTCTTCGGTGGCGTCCTCGGCCTCGTCGCCGCCGCCGTACTCGGCGCCTTCGGCGCTGGCTTCATCGTTTCCGGCTTTGCTTCGCTGCACTACCGGACGCGGGGCAAGGACTGGCGCCTGCCGGTTCTGATCCTCTGCTACCTGGTATGCTTCTTTGTGACGCTGCCGCTCTTCATCGTTCTCGTTCTCGGTCTTTACGATACCCGCAAGGCGATATCGCTCACCCCGAACAAGAATGCCGACACACCCAAACAAGACACGAAAATCTGA
- the rpsR gene encoding 30S ribosomal protein S18 gives MSEVSSAPVRRPFHRRRKTCPFSGANAPRIDYKDVRLLQRYISERGKIVPSRITAVSQKKQRELAQAIKRARFLGLLPYVVA, from the coding sequence ATGTCTGAAGTTTCCTCCGCACCGGTCCGCCGTCCGTTCCATCGCCGCCGCAAGACCTGCCCGTTCTCGGGCGCCAATGCGCCGCGTATCGATTACAAGGACGTCCGTCTCCTGCAGCGCTACATTTCCGAGCGCGGCAAGATCGTACCGTCCCGCATCACGGCCGTTTCCCAGAAGAAGCAGCGCGAACTCGCTCAGGCGATCAAGCGCGCCCGTTTCCTCGGCCTGCTGCCCTACGTCGTCGCCTAA
- a CDS encoding MarR family transcriptional regulator, with protein sequence MSGAPSRRELFDELSAFNRKLRAAFDGLVREHGMTLARARVFHKLSKRDGINQRELADELELETPTLVRILDAMEAQNFIERRAVQSDRRAKQIFMTESGKVVAAEVEALATGVRADILQGISDEDVGMALKVIRAMTANLQNVGKS encoded by the coding sequence ATGTCAGGTGCGCCATCACGCCGAGAACTGTTCGACGAGCTTTCCGCTTTCAATCGCAAGCTGAGGGCGGCGTTCGACGGCCTGGTGCGCGAGCACGGCATGACATTGGCCAGAGCCCGGGTTTTCCATAAGCTTTCCAAGCGCGACGGTATCAATCAGCGCGAGCTCGCCGACGAGCTGGAGCTTGAGACGCCAACCCTGGTGCGTATCCTCGACGCCATGGAGGCGCAGAATTTCATCGAGCGCCGCGCGGTGCAATCAGACCGGCGCGCCAAGCAGATTTTCATGACCGAATCCGGAAAAGTGGTGGCGGCCGAAGTTGAGGCCCTTGCCACCGGCGTGCGTGCGGATATCCTGCAGGGGATTTCGGACGAGGATGTCGGCATGGCCCTCAAGGTCATCCGCGCCATGACCGCCAATCTGCAGAATGTGGGCAAGTCATGA
- a CDS encoding adenylate/guanylate cyclase domain-containing protein → MDLPAPLVWLVDEAGASPGPERFLAELGRRLLADGIPLAGGALSLAVPHPIIARRIWLWRAETTGTVIEALGFAGGPPSQAGHDWLAGLGPVHEDAVGSPGDSPVLGWAGLRPFDPAEADRLRQTARFAAAPLAALSAQAALAALLEAYLGRRSAARVQAGALHRGTGETIRAALLCADLRDFTALSEATEPAAMITALDAWFDRVAGAVHAFGGEVLKFIGDGVLAIFPATGASGEACEAALRAVAAARAGMAHLDEVRQAQGLPPLPFGAALHFGEMLWGNIGAADRLDFTAIGPAVNLVSRLEGLCKPLGRSVLISGAVAAQTTTTLIPLGKHPLRGIADPCAVFTLPED, encoded by the coding sequence ATGGATCTGCCCGCCCCTCTTGTCTGGCTTGTTGACGAGGCTGGAGCCTCGCCCGGCCCCGAACGGTTTCTGGCTGAGCTCGGCCGCCGGTTGCTGGCCGACGGCATTCCGCTTGCCGGCGGAGCCCTGTCGCTTGCGGTGCCGCATCCGATCATCGCCCGGCGCATCTGGTTATGGCGGGCGGAAACCACCGGGACGGTGATCGAGGCGCTGGGTTTTGCCGGCGGTCCGCCAAGCCAAGCCGGACACGACTGGCTGGCTGGGCTTGGCCCCGTCCATGAAGATGCGGTCGGTTCGCCTGGGGACAGTCCGGTTCTGGGCTGGGCCGGACTCCGGCCATTCGATCCTGCCGAGGCTGACCGTCTGCGCCAAACCGCGCGCTTCGCCGCAGCGCCCTTGGCCGCCCTTTCCGCGCAAGCGGCGCTGGCAGCGCTGCTCGAGGCCTATCTCGGCCGGCGCAGTGCCGCCCGCGTACAAGCCGGGGCGCTGCACCGCGGCACCGGGGAAACCATCCGCGCTGCCCTGCTCTGCGCCGATTTGCGTGATTTCACTGCCCTGTCCGAGGCGACGGAGCCGGCCGCGATGATCACCGCCCTTGATGCCTGGTTCGACCGCGTTGCCGGGGCGGTGCACGCCTTCGGCGGCGAAGTGCTGAAGTTTATCGGCGACGGGGTGCTGGCGATTTTCCCGGCCACCGGCGCGTCAGGCGAGGCATGCGAGGCGGCGCTGCGCGCGGTCGCCGCCGCGCGCGCCGGCATGGCCCATCTTGATGAGGTGCGGCAGGCACAGGGGCTACCCCCGCTGCCTTTTGGTGCGGCATTGCATTTCGGCGAGATGCTGTGGGGCAATATCGGCGCGGCCGACCGGCTTGACTTTACCGCCATAGGCCCCGCGGTCAATCTGGTCAGCCGTCTCGAAGGGCTATGCAAGCCGCTCGGCCGCAGCGTGCTCATATCGGGCGCGGTGGCGGCGCAGACGACAACCACTTTGATCCCTCTGGGCAAGCACCCACTGCGCGGCATCGCCGATCCCTGCGCGGTCTTCACCTTGCCGGAGGATTGA
- a CDS encoding HlyD family secretion protein: MSRLVRSPIEVIAVLAGVGGVMLVLYAWHLPPFQSSVETTDDAYVKGYVTTISPQVSGYITDVPLKDYKLVKQDDVLARIDDRIYRQKVAQARATLDGQKAALANSQQQEQAARAGIASSQAQIDSANAALKRAQLAWDRVATLVAKGVSTASDSEQAQATLEQAKAAVNQAKAALDVSQQNLTTIIVNRASLEAGVSGAEAAVQLAEIDLENATIVAPRDGRIGEVGVRLGQYVTPGTQLMGLVPKDVWVIANFKETQLDGMKVGQPVTISVDALGHRELKGHIQRFSPAAGSEFAVIRPDNATGNFTKVAQRVGVRVKIDENQPQAEDLAPGMSVVVSVDKNSAPVQDTAQN, translated from the coding sequence ATGTCGAGGCTTGTTCGCTCCCCCATCGAAGTTATCGCCGTCCTCGCCGGTGTCGGCGGCGTCATGCTGGTGCTCTATGCCTGGCACCTGCCGCCTTTCCAAAGTTCCGTCGAGACAACCGACGACGCCTATGTCAAAGGCTATGTCACGACGATCAGCCCGCAGGTCAGCGGCTATATCACGGACGTCCCGCTCAAGGACTACAAGCTGGTCAAACAGGACGACGTGTTGGCCAGGATCGACGATCGCATCTATCGGCAGAAGGTGGCGCAGGCGCGCGCGACGCTCGACGGCCAGAAGGCGGCGCTTGCCAATTCGCAACAGCAGGAACAGGCTGCCCGCGCCGGCATTGCCTCCAGCCAGGCGCAGATCGATAGTGCCAATGCTGCGTTGAAGCGCGCCCAGCTTGCCTGGGATCGCGTGGCAACGCTGGTGGCCAAGGGCGTGTCGACGGCCAGCGATTCGGAGCAGGCGCAGGCGACGCTGGAACAGGCAAAGGCTGCGGTGAACCAGGCGAAAGCGGCCCTGGACGTGTCGCAACAGAATCTGACGACGATCATCGTCAACCGCGCCTCGCTGGAGGCTGGCGTCAGTGGCGCGGAAGCGGCCGTACAACTCGCAGAGATCGATCTGGAAAATGCGACGATCGTCGCGCCACGCGACGGCCGCATCGGCGAAGTGGGTGTACGCCTCGGCCAATATGTGACGCCGGGCACGCAGCTCATGGGCCTGGTTCCGAAAGACGTCTGGGTCATTGCCAATTTCAAGGAAACCCAGCTCGACGGCATGAAGGTCGGCCAACCTGTAACGATCTCGGTCGATGCACTGGGTCATCGCGAACTCAAGGGCCATATCCAGCGCTTCTCGCCGGCAGCGGGGTCGGAGTTCGCCGTTATCAGACCCGACAATGCCACGGGCAATTTCACCAAAGTGGCACAGCGCGTCGGCGTACGCGTCAAGATCGACGAAAATCAGCCACAGGCGGAAGATCTGGCGCCGGGCATGTCCGTGGTCGTCTCCGTCGACAAGAATTCAGCGCCGGTGCAGGATACGGCACAGAATTGA
- a CDS encoding SRPBCC domain-containing protein: protein MQEPLVVRQERRIPAPPAAVFALLTDPEKILRWMGTEAQIEPQPEGLYLVNVTGARFARGSFREVVPVHRLAYSFGWDGSEVVPPGSSLVEIDLIEQPDGTLLRLTHTGLPNAEQCAGHAEGWAHYLGRLTEAAAGRDPGPDPMAGRK from the coding sequence ATGCAAGAGCCCCTCGTCGTCCGCCAGGAAAGGCGCATCCCGGCACCGCCCGCAGCCGTGTTCGCCCTGCTGACCGATCCGGAGAAGATTTTGCGCTGGATGGGTACGGAGGCACAGATCGAACCTCAGCCCGAAGGGCTCTATCTCGTCAACGTCACTGGCGCTCGCTTCGCCCGCGGTTCGTTCCGCGAGGTAGTACCGGTGCACCGCCTGGCCTATAGCTTCGGCTGGGATGGCAGCGAGGTGGTTCCGCCGGGATCGAGCCTCGTCGAGATCGACCTCATAGAGCAACCGGACGGAACGCTGCTGCGCCTAACCCACACCGGCCTGCCCAATGCCGAGCAATGCGCCGGACATGCCGAAGGCTGGGCTCACTATCTCGGCCGGCTGACCGAAGCCGCCGCCGGGCGCGATCCGGGTCCGGACCCGATGGCTGGCAGAAAGTGA
- a CDS encoding aldo/keto reductase, producing MKYKNLGRTDISVSQICLGTMTWGTQNSEAEAHEQMDYALHKGVNFFDTAEMYPTTPVGPETQGRTEEYIGTWFEKTGKRGDVVLATKVSGPGRDYLRGGQGADAANIRAAIDGSLKRLKTDYIDLYQVHWPNRGHFHFRQNWHYNPFTQDREKAVANIAEILETMGELAKAGKIRAIGLSNETTWGIQKYLTIAEQKGLPRVVSTQNEYNLLYRHFDLDLAELSHHEDVGLLAYSSLAGGILTGKYVGGARPAGSRGSINTDIGGRLQPLQEPPVKAYLEIAAKYHVDPAKLALAYCLTKPFMTSVIIGATSMAQLETDIASAYVTLPEEAIAEIEKVHRLYPMPM from the coding sequence ATGAAGTATAAGAATTTAGGCCGCACCGATATTTCCGTTTCGCAGATTTGCCTGGGCACGATGACCTGGGGCACACAGAACAGCGAAGCCGAAGCGCACGAACAGATGGATTATGCGCTTCACAAGGGAGTCAATTTCTTCGACACGGCTGAAATGTATCCGACGACGCCGGTCGGCCCGGAGACTCAGGGCCGCACCGAGGAATATATCGGCACCTGGTTCGAAAAGACCGGCAAGCGCGGGGATGTCGTGCTTGCAACCAAGGTCTCCGGCCCCGGCCGCGACTATCTGCGCGGCGGCCAGGGCGCCGATGCCGCCAATATCCGCGCGGCGATCGACGGCAGCCTGAAGCGGCTGAAAACCGATTATATCGATCTCTATCAGGTGCATTGGCCAAACCGCGGCCATTTCCATTTCCGTCAGAACTGGCACTACAACCCCTTCACCCAGGATCGCGAGAAAGCGGTCGCCAACATCGCAGAAATCCTGGAGACGATGGGCGAGCTGGCGAAGGCCGGCAAGATCCGCGCCATCGGCCTCTCCAACGAGACCACCTGGGGCATTCAGAAATATCTTACGATTGCCGAACAAAAGGGCCTGCCGCGCGTCGTCTCGACACAGAACGAATACAATCTGCTCTATCGTCATTTCGACCTCGATCTCGCCGAGCTGTCGCACCACGAAGATGTCGGGCTGCTTGCCTATTCGTCGCTCGCCGGCGGCATCCTCACCGGCAAATATGTCGGCGGCGCACGCCCGGCTGGCTCGCGCGGCTCGATCAATACCGACATCGGGGGCCGTCTGCAGCCGCTGCAGGAACCGCCGGTCAAAGCCTATCTGGAGATCGCTGCGAAGTATCATGTCGACCCTGCCAAGCTGGCGCTCGCCTACTGCCTGACCAAGCCCTTCATGACCTCCGTCATCATCGGCGCGACATCGATGGCACAGCTCGAAACCGACATCGCTTCGGCCTACGTCACGCTGCCGGAAGAGGCGATTGCCGAGATCGAAAAGGTACACCGGCTGTATCCGATGCCGATGTAA